Genomic window (Dethiosulfovibrio salsuginis):
TAGACGAGTTTCTGTAACTTAAGATGGGTTATCCCATCACCTTCGTCGAGGTCGGCCTTTCCTAAAATATAACTTGCGACATCAAATACCGATGCCATAGGTAACACCTCTTTTTGCAATTGATATTACCACATAAAAGGTGCCGTGCCCCTCCATCTTCCCTTAGGTTATAATGGCGGAAGTTTGGATACGAAATGGAGGTGGGTCGATGGAGACCGCTGGTATACTTTTCGCTTTAGGGGCCTCTTTATGTTGGGGAACCGTCCCTGTCATATACAAGCTCGGCATGGGCAAGGTTCTCATGGAGAAGATGAACGCCATAAGGTCCTTCGGATTTTTGGGAAGTTCCCTGGTAATATTCTGGCTCGCCGGAGAGGGCTCCATGGAAGGTGCCAGCTGGGTCATACTGGTTGGATTGGCCTCGGCGGTGCTGTTGGCCAACGTGGCAGGGGACCTTCTCTTCTTCATAGGCATCGACGCTATCGGCGTAGGGAAGGCCACCGCCGTGACCTGTAGCTATCCTCTGTTCGTGACGGTCATATCGGTGGCTCTGCTTGGAGAGTCGGTCACCGTCATGACCCTGTCCGCGACGATAGCGGTTATAGCGGGCCTGGTTTTGCTGCGAAGTCGGTCTATCGCTCAGGTGGAAGGGTCGGGAGCGACCTTGAAAGGGGTCGTCGCATCCTTAGGAGCCGCCTTTCTGTGGGGTGGAAGTCTGGTAGTAACCAGATGGGCGGTCCTTGAGAGCGACCTAGGACCGGCGGCACTCAACCTGTGGAGGGCCCTCTTTTTCATGCCCATATCCTGGGGGTGGTGGAGCTGTCGATATCTTTCAATGGACGGAAAAGACCGTCCCGATTTTTTTAGGACAGACTGTAAAAGTTGGATAGCCCTCGTCCTAGCCGGAGCCTTGGCCCTCTCCATAGGGGGCTTTTCCATCACCAAGGCGATGATGTTGGCTCCA
Coding sequences:
- a CDS encoding DMT family transporter, producing the protein METAGILFALGASLCWGTVPVIYKLGMGKVLMEKMNAIRSFGFLGSSLVIFWLAGEGSMEGASWVILVGLASAVLLANVAGDLLFFIGIDAIGVGKATAVTCSYPLFVTVISVALLGESVTVMTLSATIAVIAGLVLLRSRSIAQVEGSGATLKGVVASLGAAFLWGGSLVVTRWAVLESDLGPAALNLWRALFFMPISWGWWSCRYLSMDGKDRPDFFRTDCKSWIALVLAGALALSIGGFSITKAMMLAPASLVSPIAATSPLIAAIWGRLLFSERLSPSQLLGVVLIIAGSVALTYS